From the Oxobacter pfennigii genome, one window contains:
- a CDS encoding acyl-CoA dehydrogenase has translation MELGLSKEQELALQMFSEFVENEVKPIAAEIDATERFPLENVRKMGKLGMMGIPFPKEYGGANGDYLTYILAVEELGKACGTTSVIVSAHTSLCCWPIYNYGTEEQKQKYLPGLLKGEKIGAFGLTEPNAGTDASGQQTIAKLEGDHYILNGSKVFITNAAYADVFIIFAMTDKSKGTKGISAFIVEKGFEGFEIGKLEDKLGIRASSTGELIFKDVKVPKENLLGKEGKGFGIAMSTLDGGRIGIGAQALGIAEGAFAEAVKYMGERKQFGKPISSFQGLQWYAAEMATEIEAAKLLLYKAAWKKEKGMPYSLDAAMAKLYCSETAMSVTTKVVQIFGGYGYTKDYPVERMMRDAKITEIYEGTSEVQKMVIAANVLK, from the coding sequence ATGGAATTAGGATTGTCAAAGGAACAGGAACTAGCTCTGCAAATGTTCAGCGAATTTGTGGAAAATGAAGTAAAACCTATAGCAGCTGAAATTGATGCAACGGAAAGATTCCCCCTGGAGAATGTAAGAAAGATGGGCAAGCTGGGAATGATGGGAATACCCTTTCCTAAGGAATACGGCGGGGCCAATGGAGATTATTTGACATACATTCTTGCTGTGGAAGAATTAGGCAAGGCATGCGGTACAACTTCTGTTATAGTCTCGGCTCATACATCGTTATGCTGCTGGCCAATATATAACTACGGCACAGAAGAACAGAAGCAAAAATATCTTCCCGGACTGTTAAAAGGCGAAAAGATAGGCGCTTTTGGATTGACGGAGCCTAATGCAGGCACTGATGCCTCCGGACAGCAGACAATAGCAAAATTAGAGGGAGATCATTATATCCTTAACGGGAGCAAAGTATTTATTACAAATGCAGCATATGCAGATGTCTTTATAATATTTGCCATGACGGATAAGTCCAAGGGTACAAAGGGTATATCCGCTTTTATCGTGGAAAAGGGCTTTGAAGGCTTCGAGATAGGCAAGTTAGAAGATAAGCTTGGAATAAGAGCATCTTCCACCGGTGAACTGATATTTAAAGATGTAAAGGTACCTAAGGAAAATCTTTTGGGCAAAGAAGGCAAAGGTTTTGGAATTGCCATGTCAACTCTCGACGGAGGAAGAATAGGTATCGGAGCTCAAGCTCTTGGTATAGCCGAGGGAGCCTTTGCAGAAGCGGTCAAGTATATGGGGGAAAGAAAGCAATTCGGAAAGCCCATTTCCTCATTCCAGGGACTCCAATGGTATGCAGCCGAGATGGCTACTGAAATTGAAGCTGCAAAATTACTGCTGTATAAAGCCGCATGGAAGAAAGAAAAAGGAATGCCATACAGTTTAGATGCTGCCATGGCTAAGCTTTATTGTTCCGAAACAGCAATGTCTGTAACGACAAAAGTGGTGCAAATATTCGGCGGATACGGCTACACTAAAGACTATCCGGTTGAAAGAATGATGAGGGACGCCAAAATAACCGAGATATACGAAGGCACCTCAGAAGTACAAAAAATGGTCATTGCAGCAAATGTGCTGAAATAG
- a CDS encoding short-chain-enoyl-CoA hydratase — protein sequence MENIIIEKSNHIGIITISRPQALNALNWQTLRELDAAVDAIENDKDIYCVIIGGAGDKAFVAGADISEMKDMDVFSGSDFGALGNWVFRKIELLDKPVIAAIGGYALGGGCELALSCDIRIASDNAKFGQPEVSLGITPGFGGTQRLARIVGTGKAKEMIYTGANIDAQEALRIGLVNKVVPKESLNDEAMKMAAKIAGNAPIAVKLCKAAINYGMQCDIDTALAYESSVFGQCFASQDQKDAMTAFVEKRKLEGFNNK from the coding sequence GTGGAAAATATAATAATTGAAAAATCCAACCATATAGGGATAATTACTATTTCCAGGCCACAAGCATTAAATGCTTTAAATTGGCAAACGCTCAGGGAATTGGACGCAGCAGTTGACGCCATAGAAAATGATAAGGATATTTACTGTGTTATCATTGGAGGCGCAGGTGACAAAGCGTTCGTTGCCGGAGCGGATATATCTGAAATGAAAGACATGGATGTGTTTTCAGGAAGTGATTTCGGTGCATTAGGAAACTGGGTTTTCAGAAAAATTGAGCTGTTAGATAAGCCTGTTATTGCAGCCATTGGAGGATACGCCTTAGGAGGGGGCTGTGAGCTGGCATTAAGCTGTGACATAAGGATTGCATCCGACAATGCCAAGTTTGGTCAACCTGAGGTCTCTCTTGGAATAACACCGGGATTTGGGGGTACACAAAGGCTCGCAAGGATAGTTGGTACCGGGAAGGCAAAGGAAATGATATATACAGGAGCCAATATTGATGCTCAGGAAGCTTTGAGAATAGGCCTTGTAAATAAAGTAGTTCCAAAGGAAAGCCTTAATGACGAGGCTATGAAGATGGCAGCAAAGATAGCAGGTAATGCGCCTATAGCTGTAAAACTTTGTAAAGCCGCCATTAACTATGGGATGCAATGTGATATAGACACAGCACTGGCTTATGAATCTTCAGTGTTCGGACAGTGCTTTGCAAGCCAGGATCAAAAGGATGCAATGACTGCATTTGTCGAGAAAAGAAAATTGGAAGGCTTTAATAATAAATAA
- a CDS encoding acetyl-CoA C-acetyltransferase: MNEVYILSACRTAIGSFGGSLKDIPAVKLGETVIKEAIKRAGITAEMVDEVIMGNVLQAGLGQNPARQASVMAGIPIEKPAMTINKVCGSGLKAVNLAAQLIMLGDAECVVAGGMENMSLAPYLMKSYRWGGRMGNGEIVDAMVFDGLTDAFNGYHMGITAENVAEKYGITKEMQDEFAYSSQYKASKAREEGKFKNEIVPVAIPQRKGDPVLFDTDEYVKSDTTVEKLTKLKPAFKKDGTVTAGNASGINDAAVALIVVSRSFIEKHGLKPIVKVTSYGSKGVDPSVMGLGPVPSVKAALDKAGLTIDDMGLIEANEAFAAQAIAVAKELNFDMEKVNVNGGAIALGHPIGASGARILVTLIHEMIKQNTKYGLATLCIGGGMGEATIVERDDLCK; encoded by the coding sequence ATGAACGAGGTTTATATTTTAAGTGCATGCAGAACGGCTATAGGTTCATTTGGTGGCAGTCTCAAAGATATTCCGGCTGTAAAACTTGGTGAAACCGTAATCAAAGAAGCTATAAAAAGAGCCGGAATCACAGCAGAAATGGTGGATGAGGTTATTATGGGTAATGTGCTTCAGGCAGGTTTGGGGCAAAATCCGGCAAGACAAGCATCTGTTATGGCAGGAATACCTATTGAAAAACCTGCAATGACTATTAATAAAGTGTGCGGCTCCGGTCTTAAGGCCGTCAACCTCGCTGCTCAGCTGATCATGCTGGGTGATGCCGAGTGTGTTGTTGCCGGGGGTATGGAGAATATGTCCCTTGCTCCATATTTAATGAAAAGTTATAGATGGGGCGGAAGAATGGGTAATGGTGAAATAGTGGACGCCATGGTATTTGACGGGCTGACAGATGCATTTAATGGATACCACATGGGAATAACCGCAGAGAATGTAGCAGAAAAGTATGGAATAACAAAAGAGATGCAGGATGAATTTGCATACAGTTCGCAGTACAAAGCATCAAAGGCAAGAGAAGAAGGAAAATTTAAAAATGAAATAGTACCTGTTGCAATACCGCAGAGAAAGGGTGATCCGGTACTATTCGACACTGACGAATATGTAAAATCGGATACCACTGTTGAAAAGCTTACAAAGCTTAAACCTGCTTTTAAAAAGGATGGCACTGTAACTGCCGGAAATGCTTCAGGCATTAATGATGCAGCAGTTGCCTTAATTGTTGTCAGCAGGAGCTTTATAGAAAAACATGGGTTAAAACCTATTGTTAAAGTAACATCTTATGGATCAAAAGGGGTTGATCCGTCAGTTATGGGGCTCGGTCCTGTTCCTTCAGTAAAGGCAGCCCTTGATAAGGCAGGACTTACAATAGATGATATGGGACTTATTGAAGCAAATGAAGCATTTGCAGCTCAAGCAATAGCAGTAGCAAAGGAGCTTAATTTCGATATGGAAAAGGTCAATGTTAATGGAGGGGCTATAGCGCTAGGACATCCTATAGGTGCATCGGGCGCCAGAATCTTAGTTACGCTTATTCATGAAATGATTAAGCAAAATACAAAATATGGCTTGGCTACCCTTTGCATAGGCGGTGGAATGGGTGAGGCTACAATAGTCGAAAGAGACGATCTTTGTAAATAA
- the carB gene encoding carbamoyl-phosphate synthase large subunit: MMRDGDIKKVLVIGSGPIIIGQAAEFDYAGVQACRTLKSEGIEVVLLNSNPATIMTDKEMADKVYIDPINLEIVEQILDKERPDSILPTLGGQTGLNLAMEMHEKGLLEKYNVRLLGTGPDAIKKAEDRDEFKKTMEEIGEPIPLSTVVNTVEDAVNFVNKIGYPVIVRPAYTLGGSGGGIASNEEELIRICSIGLEESRVHQVLIEESIAGWKEIEYEVIRDKKGNTVIVCNMENFDPVGVHTGDSIVIAPSQTLSDMEYQMLRNSAIKIISALNIEGGCNVQYALNPFKYEYKVIEVNPRVSRSSALASKATGYPIAKISSLIAIGYTLDEIKNSVTRKTVAMFEPALDYVVVKIPRWPFDKFVKADRTLWTQMKATGEVMAIGDSFEAAFLKAIRSLELNINHLETKRYEEFLSEALMARIKIADDERYLVIAELIRRGVTIDLIYEITMIDKWFLKKLQDIIETEEHLKTLNEKAFDKEMLVKCKNMGFSDSAIAYFTGIGEEKILKMREEYNIFASYRMVDTCAGEFEAYTPYYYSDYRGNNEALCTKNKKVLVVGSGPIRIGQGIEFDYCTVHAILAFKERGYETIVINNNPETVSTDFDISDRLYFEPLTFEDVYEVIRNERPDGVVLQFGGQTAIKLADKIGKMGIKVLGTTPEYIDKAEDRKEFDAILEKLKINRPEGYTVFNKNEALDCSKKLGYPVLVRPSYVLGGKGMVIAYSDYDIEEYMDIIDEQGENEHPILIDKYINGIEAEVDLICDGEDILIPGIMEHIEKTGIHSGDSISVYPAYNLEASVIKKMVDYSREISRALNVVGLMNIQFIVKYDDIYIIEVNPRSSRTVPYLSKVTEIPMIDIAVGCMVGNKIKDMGYAPGLCEKKGYYAVKVPVFSFDKLKMVEPGLGPEMKSTGEALGLAYTLDEAVLKGIVGAGMVIGSKKKAFISVADNDKQDVIPVADKLHSLGYKLYGTSKTAYILNFNHVPCNVIDKIGKSSRILDMIKNREFDIIINTPTKGREPERDGYRIRRMAVEKKIPMLTSIDTAAAIVNALKSNIKMSIFEDLFKK, encoded by the coding sequence ATAATGAGGGATGGCGATATAAAAAAGGTGCTGGTTATAGGCTCAGGCCCTATTATAATAGGGCAGGCAGCAGAATTTGACTACGCCGGGGTCCAGGCCTGCAGGACTCTTAAGAGCGAAGGTATTGAAGTTGTCTTGCTAAACTCAAACCCGGCTACCATAATGACGGATAAAGAGATGGCAGACAAGGTATATATAGACCCCATAAACTTGGAAATTGTAGAGCAGATCTTAGATAAAGAAAGGCCGGATTCCATACTTCCTACCCTCGGAGGACAGACAGGCCTTAACCTTGCAATGGAAATGCATGAAAAGGGGCTCCTTGAAAAATACAACGTAAGGCTTTTAGGTACCGGCCCGGACGCCATAAAAAAGGCTGAGGACAGGGATGAATTTAAAAAGACCATGGAGGAAATAGGGGAGCCTATACCTTTAAGCACTGTTGTCAATACAGTTGAAGACGCTGTAAACTTTGTTAATAAAATCGGATATCCGGTAATTGTACGCCCTGCCTATACATTGGGAGGAAGCGGCGGCGGAATTGCATCCAATGAGGAAGAGCTCATAAGGATATGCAGCATAGGCTTAGAAGAAAGCAGGGTGCACCAGGTACTTATTGAGGAGAGTATAGCAGGCTGGAAAGAAATCGAATATGAGGTTATAAGGGATAAAAAAGGCAACACGGTAATAGTATGCAACATGGAGAACTTTGACCCTGTAGGAGTGCATACGGGAGACAGCATAGTAATTGCTCCTTCCCAGACCTTATCGGATATGGAATATCAGATGCTGAGAAACTCTGCAATTAAAATTATATCAGCCTTAAACATTGAGGGCGGATGCAACGTTCAGTATGCATTAAACCCTTTTAAATATGAATATAAGGTAATAGAGGTTAACCCCAGGGTAAGCCGTTCCAGCGCATTGGCTTCAAAAGCAACGGGCTACCCTATAGCCAAAATATCGTCTTTGATAGCAATAGGATATACACTGGATGAAATAAAAAACAGCGTCACCCGCAAAACCGTAGCAATGTTCGAACCGGCGCTGGATTATGTTGTTGTAAAAATACCAAGATGGCCCTTTGATAAATTTGTAAAAGCCGACAGGACATTATGGACTCAGATGAAGGCAACAGGCGAGGTAATGGCAATAGGCGATTCCTTTGAAGCAGCCTTTTTAAAAGCCATAAGATCATTGGAATTGAACATAAATCATCTGGAAACAAAACGTTATGAAGAATTTTTGAGTGAAGCCTTAATGGCAAGGATAAAGATTGCCGATGATGAAAGATATCTTGTAATTGCCGAACTTATAAGAAGGGGAGTAACCATTGACTTAATTTATGAAATAACCATGATAGATAAATGGTTTTTAAAGAAGCTCCAGGATATAATTGAAACAGAAGAGCATTTAAAAACTTTGAATGAAAAGGCCTTTGACAAGGAAATGCTTGTGAAATGCAAAAATATGGGCTTTTCAGATAGTGCAATAGCTTATTTTACAGGCATAGGTGAAGAAAAAATATTGAAAATGAGAGAAGAGTATAACATTTTTGCTTCCTACAGGATGGTTGATACCTGTGCAGGTGAGTTTGAAGCTTATACCCCTTATTATTATTCCGATTATAGGGGCAATAATGAGGCTTTGTGTACAAAAAATAAAAAGGTGCTGGTAGTAGGTTCCGGCCCCATAAGAATAGGCCAGGGAATAGAATTTGACTACTGCACAGTTCACGCTATTCTCGCCTTTAAAGAAAGAGGCTATGAGACAATAGTTATAAACAATAACCCTGAAACTGTAAGCACGGATTTTGATATATCAGACAGGTTGTATTTCGAGCCCTTGACATTTGAGGATGTATACGAAGTTATAAGGAATGAAAGACCGGATGGAGTAGTGCTGCAGTTTGGAGGTCAGACAGCCATAAAGCTTGCTGATAAAATAGGGAAAATGGGCATAAAAGTTTTAGGAACAACTCCTGAATATATAGATAAGGCAGAGGACAGAAAAGAATTCGACGCTATTTTAGAAAAACTTAAGATAAACAGGCCGGAAGGCTACACTGTATTCAATAAAAACGAAGCTCTTGATTGCTCTAAGAAACTTGGCTATCCTGTGCTTGTAAGGCCTTCTTATGTATTAGGCGGCAAAGGAATGGTAATTGCATATTCCGATTATGACATAGAAGAGTATATGGATATAATAGATGAGCAGGGAGAAAATGAGCATCCCATACTCATTGATAAATATATAAACGGCATTGAAGCGGAAGTGGATTTAATATGTGACGGCGAAGACATACTCATACCTGGGATAATGGAGCACATAGAGAAAACGGGAATTCATTCCGGAGACAGTATATCCGTATATCCGGCTTATAATCTTGAAGCCTCCGTAATTAAAAAAATGGTTGATTACAGCCGTGAAATCTCAAGGGCTTTAAATGTAGTAGGCCTTATGAATATACAGTTTATCGTGAAGTACGATGATATATATATAATAGAAGTAAATCCCCGTTCCAGCCGAACTGTTCCTTATCTTTCAAAAGTAACGGAAATACCCATGATAGACATAGCTGTAGGCTGCATGGTGGGGAATAAAATAAAAGATATGGGTTATGCTCCCGGCTTATGTGAGAAGAAGGGTTATTATGCCGTAAAGGTACCTGTATTTTCCTTTGATAAGCTTAAAATGGTAGAGCCGGGATTAGGCCCTGAAATGAAATCCACTGGAGAAGCCTTAGGGCTTGCATATACATTGGATGAAGCTGTGTTAAAAGGCATAGTTGGTGCCGGTATGGTAATAGGCAGTAAAAAGAAAGCTTTTATATCCGTTGCTGATAATGATAAGCAGGATGTCATACCTGTGGCAGATAAGCTGCACTCATTGGGATATAAGCTCTACGGAACATCTAAAACAGCTTATATATTGAATTTTAATCATGTTCCTTGTAATGTAATAGATAAAATAGGAAAGAGCAGCCGTATATTGGATATGATAAAAAACAGGGAGTTTGATATTATAATCAACACACCTACAAAAGGAAGAGAGCCTGAAAGGGACGGGTATAGAATAAGAAGGATGGCTGTGGAAAAGAAGATACCCATGTTGACATCAATCGATACTGCGGCTGCAATAGTGAATGCATTAAAATCAAATATAAAGATGAGTATTTTTGAAGACTTGTTTAAAAAGTAA
- a CDS encoding carbamoyl phosphate synthase small subunit, protein MKGYLLLEDGNIFEGKLLNDFDTIGEVVFNTSMTGYQEVLTDPSYYGQIVVMTYPQIGNYGLNSEFSQSEKPHVKGFVVRHISDIESNCKSEDSLKNFLNESNIPMIYDIDTRHVVKLIREKGVMMGAIVKNFDDIENLKEKIQNYTIVNAVESVTAKDIHTIGSGKYHVGLMDYGYKQHILKNLLDRDCKVTVFPSNTSADEILKYNLDGLMLSNGPGDPKENNFPIEQIRKLIGKFPIFGICLGHQLTAIACGADTHKLKYGHRGGNHPVKDLTKDKCFMTSQNHGYAVDSESLNDDMEVTHINLNDNTIEGIRYKNHDTFTVQFHPEAHAGPQDTAYLFDEFISKLEVRK, encoded by the coding sequence ATGAAAGGATATTTGCTATTGGAAGACGGCAATATATTTGAAGGCAAGCTTTTAAATGATTTTGATACAATAGGTGAGGTTGTGTTCAATACCTCCATGACAGGGTATCAGGAAGTACTTACTGATCCTTCCTATTACGGACAGATTGTGGTTATGACATATCCCCAGATAGGAAACTACGGTCTGAATTCGGAATTCAGTCAGTCGGAAAAGCCCCATGTAAAGGGCTTTGTGGTAAGGCATATATCCGATATTGAAAGCAACTGCAAAAGTGAAGACAGCCTTAAGAATTTCCTGAATGAAAGCAATATACCCATGATTTACGACATCGATACAAGGCACGTAGTAAAGCTCATTCGGGAAAAAGGTGTCATGATGGGTGCCATAGTTAAAAATTTTGACGATATAGAAAATTTAAAAGAGAAAATACAAAATTACACCATAGTAAATGCAGTTGAAAGTGTAACCGCAAAGGATATTCATACTATAGGAAGCGGAAAATATCATGTGGGTCTTATGGATTACGGATATAAACAGCACATTTTGAAGAATCTATTGGACAGGGACTGTAAAGTAACTGTTTTTCCCTCAAACACTTCGGCTGACGAAATATTAAAATATAATCTTGACGGATTGATGCTGTCTAACGGCCCGGGAGATCCAAAAGAAAATAACTTCCCCATAGAGCAAATAAGAAAACTTATAGGCAAGTTTCCTATATTCGGAATATGCCTTGGCCACCAGTTAACGGCAATTGCATGCGGCGCCGATACACATAAGCTTAAATACGGCCACAGGGGGGGGAACCACCCGGTAAAGGATTTGACAAAGGATAAATGCTTTATGACCAGCCAGAATCATGGCTACGCTGTGGATTCAGAAAGTCTCAATGATGATATGGAAGTAACCCATATAAACTTAAATGATAATACCATTGAAGGTATAAGATATAAGAATCATGATACATTTACAGTGCAGTTTCATCCTGAAGCCCATGCAGGCCCCCAGGATACGGCATATTTGTTTGACGAATTCATATCTAAGCTGGAGGTGAGAAAATAA
- a CDS encoding DUF1538 domain-containing protein, which produces MNVLINKFKEVVLAVLPITLIVLVLNFTVAPLEIHLILRFITGAILIIIGLSIFLFGADLGIGPIGSLMGSSITKIKKIWMVGAAGLILGFLITIAEPDLQILANQISGVTSGMISSLTILIVVSIGVGVFLTVGLMRIVFNGSLSKFLTVLYGIIFILALFVSPGFLAISFDAAGATTGAMTVPFILALGLGVSSIKAGKGSEEDSFGLVAIASIGPIMSVLLMSIFSESYQLTGSLPYDFMTTNEVLAPFIHEAPKTLLDVTMALTPFLILFVIFQIFFLKLPKKKFVKILKGLLYTFIGLFLFLTGVNAGFMEVGSAVGYIVASLEYNWIIIPIGFILGLVVILAEPAVYVLTEQVENVTSGHIKRKVILLTLSIGVAFAVALSMLRIMVPGIKLWHYLLPGYLISLIMSYFVPKVFVGIAFDSGGVASGPMTATFILAFAQGAAESIEGANVLVDAFGIIALVALTPLIAIQVLGLIYKLKAYKGGVQSIGKTS; this is translated from the coding sequence TTGAATGTACTCATCAACAAATTTAAAGAGGTTGTATTGGCAGTACTTCCGATTACCCTTATTGTACTAGTACTTAACTTTACTGTGGCACCATTGGAAATACACTTGATATTGCGCTTTATAACTGGTGCCATACTCATAATCATAGGGCTTTCCATATTTTTATTCGGAGCTGATTTAGGAATAGGACCTATAGGTTCTCTTATGGGGTCCTCCATCACAAAGATTAAAAAGATATGGATGGTGGGAGCCGCAGGCTTAATCCTCGGATTCTTAATAACCATCGCAGAACCGGATTTGCAAATATTAGCCAATCAGATAAGCGGTGTAACCTCAGGCATGATTTCATCACTCACTATATTGATTGTAGTTTCAATTGGCGTAGGCGTTTTTCTGACGGTAGGATTGATGAGGATAGTGTTCAATGGTTCTTTATCCAAGTTTTTAACGGTTTTGTATGGTATAATATTTATACTGGCATTATTCGTGTCCCCCGGATTTTTAGCCATCTCCTTTGACGCTGCAGGTGCCACAACAGGAGCCATGACTGTACCCTTCATACTTGCACTAGGTCTTGGAGTATCTTCCATAAAGGCAGGCAAGGGATCCGAAGAGGACAGCTTCGGTCTGGTAGCCATAGCATCCATAGGCCCCATCATGTCCGTATTATTAATGAGCATATTTTCTGAATCGTACCAATTAACGGGAAGCTTGCCTTATGATTTTATGACAACCAATGAAGTTTTGGCACCCTTTATACATGAAGCACCTAAAACCCTGCTTGATGTTACAATGGCGTTAACACCATTTTTAATTTTGTTTGTGATCTTTCAAATTTTTTTCTTGAAGCTGCCAAAGAAAAAATTTGTTAAAATATTAAAAGGCTTATTGTATACATTCATAGGATTATTCTTGTTTTTAACAGGCGTAAATGCCGGTTTTATGGAGGTAGGCAGTGCTGTGGGCTATATAGTTGCATCTCTTGAATATAATTGGATAATTATACCCATAGGTTTTATTTTAGGTTTGGTTGTAATACTGGCAGAACCGGCAGTATATGTATTAACAGAACAGGTTGAAAATGTTACAAGCGGGCATATTAAAAGAAAAGTCATATTATTAACCCTATCCATAGGAGTTGCTTTTGCAGTAGCTCTTTCAATGTTAAGAATTATGGTGCCCGGGATAAAACTTTGGCATTATCTGCTGCCCGGTTATTTGATATCCTTAATCATGTCCTACTTCGTGCCTAAAGTATTTGTAGGAATTGCTTTTGACTCGGGGGGGGTAGCTTCAGGGCCTATGACAGCAACATTCATTCTGGCTTTTGCCCAGGGTGCTGCGGAATCCATTGAAGGTGCCAATGTATTGGTTGATGCTTTTGGAATAATAGCTCTGGTGGCGTTGACACCGTTGATTGCAATACAGGTCTTAGGGCTTATTTATAAACTTAAAGCTTATAAAGGAGGAGTTCAGTCAATTGGAAAAACATCTTAA
- a CDS encoding P-II family nitrogen regulator yields MEKHLNGKNHVIFFVIVNFGMGSKVLKEAKTLGVSGGTILLGTGTAKDHLLEVLGLDEIRKEVLLMIADKSIEGTVHEGLTAKFHLDKPNHGIAFSSPVSSFLCSNNCLYNNQSESRDINKMEYQAIFTIVERGLAETVVDASLSAGAEGGTIINARGSGIHEKGMLFNMTIEPEKEIVMTLIEKSKTDDVMLAIRKATNLDEPGNGIMFVIDVNKASGLPNGK; encoded by the coding sequence TTGGAAAAACATCTTAACGGTAAAAATCACGTTATATTTTTTGTAATTGTAAACTTTGGCATGGGAAGCAAGGTTTTAAAGGAAGCCAAGACTTTAGGAGTATCGGGAGGTACAATATTATTAGGTACTGGAACGGCAAAAGATCATCTATTAGAGGTTTTAGGCCTTGATGAAATAAGAAAAGAAGTATTGTTAATGATAGCGGATAAAAGCATTGAAGGCACGGTTCATGAAGGGTTGACTGCCAAGTTTCACTTGGATAAGCCCAATCATGGTATTGCTTTTTCCTCACCTGTTTCAAGCTTTTTATGTTCAAATAATTGTTTATATAATAATCAAAGTGAAAGTAGGGATATAAATAAAATGGAATATCAGGCGATTTTTACTATAGTTGAAAGAGGCTTAGCTGAAACCGTTGTTGACGCTTCATTGTCTGCCGGTGCAGAAGGCGGTACCATAATCAACGCAAGGGGCTCCGGCATCCATGAAAAAGGAATGCTTTTTAATATGACTATAGAACCTGAAAAGGAAATTGTCATGACTTTAATAGAAAAGTCTAAGACAGATGATGTCATGCTTGCTATAAGAAAGGCCACTAATTTAGATGAACCGGGAAATGGCATAATGTTTGTCATAGATGTAAATAAAGCCTCCGGTCTTCCTAACGGCAAATAA